A single Epinephelus lanceolatus isolate andai-2023 chromosome 22, ASM4190304v1, whole genome shotgun sequence DNA region contains:
- the LOC144459795 gene encoding uncharacterized protein LOC144459795 codes for MTVNSSFSSNDSLPDCHFTRPAFFFFITHYITRILLLLPLCILVLYLGLQRWQQQRSTSTAAMMTHSDSFTYHMVTMELVDLLGSIFNLCGVFLYRSDILLWGEYFWIFTWHGELCFHILTCVERYLAVIHPVTYLSLRGERGIRIRNISIGCVWLFCVGETICITLKYFLHVAFCFLILSLIIVSFCSLSVLCILIRPGPGEQGGDRERVDQSKRRAFYTIMAILGVLLLRCSANLAWDFVHMLGQGGKCATSVADIWFNLPSSLVLPLLFLHRAGTLACCKNNT; via the coding sequence ATGACAGTAAACTCGTCCTTCTCCTCCAATGACTCCCTTCCTGATTGCCATTTTACCAGACCAGCCTTCTTTTTCTTCATCACACACTACATCACAAggattctcctcctcctccctctctgtatCCTCGTCCTCTACCTGGGTCTCCAACGATGGCAGCAACAGCGCTCCACCTCCACAGCAGCAATGATGACTCACTCAGACAGCTTCACCTACCACatggtcaccatggagctggtTGATCTCTTAGGGAGCATCTTCAACCTCTGTGGTGTCTTTTTATATCGTTCTGATATATTATTGTGGGGGGAGTATTTCTGGATCTTCACCTGGCATGGAGAGTTGTGCTTCCACATCCTGACCTGTGTGGAGCGCTACCTGGCTGTCATTCATCCCGTCACCTACCTGAgcctgagaggagagagagggatcagaatcagaaatatcaGCATTGGGTgtgtgtggctgttttgtgttggAGAGACAATTTGTATAACTTTAAAATACTTCTTACATGTGGCTTTCTGCTTCTTGATTTTGTCCTTGATCATCGTGTCCTTCTGCAGCCTTTCTGTTCTCTGCATTCTGATTCGTCCAGGGCCAGGGGAGCAGGGCGGGGACAGGGAAAGAGTTGACCAATCAAAGCGGAGAGCTTTCTACACCATCATGGCCATACTGGGAGTGCTGCTCCTGAGGTGCTCTGCTAATCTGGCTTGGGATTTTGTTCATATGTTGGGGCAAGGTGGGAAGTGTGCAACATCAGTAGCTGACATCTGGTTCAATCTCCCCAGCAGTCTGGTGTTACCTCTGCTGTTTCTACACAGAG